In Blautia wexlerae DSM 19850, a single window of DNA contains:
- a CDS encoding winged helix-turn-helix domain-containing protein, with protein sequence MGKVTISTVLGYKEYVVENIKNIRGEDEENSDFRIYPDYHKIYRGQTEIVLTKAEYELFMLLSGRPGVIFTKEKIFEILYNEELPESIDNIVYCLVSSMRKKIEPELKQCRYIKTVRGVGYKFEGKKMDIFPE encoded by the coding sequence TTGGGGAAAGTAACTATTTCAACTGTATTGGGATACAAAGAATATGTAGTGGAAAATATAAAAAACATCCGGGGAGAGGATGAAGAAAATTCCGATTTTAGGATTTATCCGGATTATCATAAGATTTATAGAGGACAGACGGAGATCGTCTTAACGAAAGCAGAGTATGAATTGTTTATGCTTTTGTCAGGGAGACCAGGTGTGATATTTACCAAAGAAAAAATTTTTGAGATTCTTTATAACGAGGAATTGCCAGAAAGCATTGATAATATTGTGTACTGTCTGGTATCCAGTATGAGAAAGAAAATTGAACCGGAGCTAAAGCAGTGCCGCTATATTAAAACAGTGAGAGGTGTAGGATATAAGTTTGAAGGAAAAAAGATGGACATCTTTCCAGAATAG
- a CDS encoding recombinase family protein — protein sequence MAYYGYHRISTKEQHLDRGIIEIKRFCENQKIKLESIFTDKITGKNFDRPRYTVLVEDVLRVGDTLIITELDRLGRNKQEILKQLRFLEEKGVRVMVLELPTTLFDLSQMENNLAKMMIETINNMMIELYASMAQAEMEKKEKRQKEGMEAKRLRGEWDEVGRPRAIEQEKFNQEFMRVVQKKVTPTQLQRELGLTSSTYYRYRKNFYEIFPEFLQSV from the coding sequence ATGGCATATTATGGGTATCACAGAATCAGTACTAAGGAACAACACTTGGACCGAGGTATTATAGAAATAAAGAGGTTCTGTGAAAATCAGAAAATTAAACTGGAAAGTATTTTTACAGATAAGATAACCGGTAAAAATTTTGACAGACCACGTTATACCGTTCTTGTGGAAGATGTTTTACGGGTAGGGGATACCCTGATTATTACAGAGCTGGACAGACTTGGCAGGAACAAGCAGGAGATTTTAAAGCAGCTACGTTTTTTAGAAGAAAAAGGGGTTCGGGTAATGGTATTGGAACTTCCTACCACGTTGTTTGACCTGTCTCAGATGGAAAATAATCTGGCAAAGATGATGATAGAAACAATCAATAATATGATGATTGAACTCTATGCATCCATGGCACAGGCAGAGATGGAGAAAAAGGAGAAGCGACAAAAGGAAGGTATGGAGGCAAAAAGGCTTCGGGGTGAATGGGATGAAGTAGGAAGACCACGGGCTATAGAACAGGAAAAGTTTAACCAGGAATTTATGAGGGTGGTACAAAAGAAGGTAACACCGACACAACTGCAGCGGGAGTTGGGGTTAACTTCTTCTACCTATTATCGGTATCGGAAAAACTTTTATGAAATTTTTCCGGAATTTCTTCAATCTGTATAG
- a CDS encoding DUF5348 domain-containing protein: MSEHREGTLFYDTETGRYDIRFDLESFYGGLHCGECFDVKVKDIWIPVRIEMGDDWYLVGLNVSRLDGLRVRM; this comes from the coding sequence ATGAGTGAACACAGAGAAGGAACATTGTTTTATGATACTGAAACAGGGAGGTATGATATACGTTTTGATTTGGAATCTTTTTATGGAGGACTACATTGCGGGGAATGTTTCGATGTAAAGGTGAAAGATATTTGGATTCCGGTCCGAATTGAAATGGGAGATGACTGGTATCTGGTTGGATTGAATGTGTCGAGATTAGATGGACTGAGAGTACGTATGTAA